One window from the genome of Sphingomonas lacunae encodes:
- the rarD gene encoding EamA family transporter RarD, translating into MTPSAAPDAQRGFWAALGAYAWWGSLPLYFRSLHGVPSMEVVAHRVVWSLLLVMGILLIRRSLSELITVFRSRTLLLPLVASALLIAGNWLIYVWAVNAGHVVAASLGYYLIPMLNVLMGYALLGERLSRVQWLAVAFAGAGVAVLAAGALTSLWIGVSLALTFGIYGLIRKLIPTGPLVGLAAETVLLAPVALAALLWWQWQGNLAFGQAGPATNWLLVASGIITTVPLLMFAYGAQRLTLVTLGLLQYVGPTIQLAIGLFLFNEPLTLAHTIAFPLIWCGLALYSWASLRQRRPAQPA; encoded by the coding sequence ATGACGCCATCAGCCGCGCCGGATGCGCAGCGCGGCTTTTGGGCTGCGTTAGGCGCCTATGCCTGGTGGGGGAGCCTGCCGCTCTATTTCCGGTCGCTGCATGGCGTGCCGTCGATGGAAGTGGTGGCGCACCGGGTGGTCTGGTCGTTGCTGCTGGTGATGGGTATATTGCTGATCCGCCGCAGCCTCTCCGAACTGATCACCGTGTTCCGCAGCCGCACGCTGTTGCTGCCGCTGGTGGCGAGCGCCCTGCTGATCGCGGGCAATTGGCTGATCTATGTCTGGGCGGTCAATGCCGGGCATGTCGTGGCGGCGAGCCTGGGCTATTATCTGATCCCGATGCTCAATGTGCTGATGGGCTATGCGTTGCTCGGCGAACGGCTGAGCCGGGTGCAGTGGCTTGCGGTTGCGTTTGCCGGAGCCGGGGTGGCGGTGCTGGCCGCGGGGGCGCTCACGTCGCTGTGGATCGGCGTAAGCCTGGCACTGACCTTTGGCATTTACGGGTTGATCCGCAAGCTGATCCCTACGGGGCCGTTGGTCGGTCTGGCGGCGGAAACGGTGCTCTTGGCGCCTGTGGCCCTTGCCGCGCTGTTGTGGTGGCAATGGCAGGGCAATCTTGCCTTTGGTCAGGCCGGCCCCGCGACAAACTGGCTGTTGGTGGCGAGCGGGATCATCACCACCGTGCCCTTGCTGATGTTCGCCTATGGCGCGCAGCGGCTGACGCTGGTGACACTGGGTCTGCTGCAATATGTCGGGCCAACGATCCAGCTGGCGATCGGCCTGTTTCTGTTCAACGAGCCATTGACGCTCGCCCACACAATCGCCTTTCCGCTTATCTGGTGCGGTCTGGCGCTCTATAGCTGGGCCTCGTTGCGCCAACGCCGTCCCGCCCAGCCGGCCTGA
- a CDS encoding ATP-dependent DNA helicase: MAEPLPYPALHASHAGIWLASPDGETRTLGRGEAIRLVADTPAIVLGAPIVGQRLGYPDLSGLDLLELFAFVHPARFAVPTPRGLATALQIGVAEVRDPDVPRLLLACAGKLLAMLTDPDWPERGGAWDVAQGLARARWPWSAEVSARLPTPKAAEPGLFARLPEWEESAPRPQPRPIVIPPAAAAERLADLTGHGAEQRPGQRAMAEAVADIFKPRAKGGSPAMLLAEAGTGIGKTLAYLAPAAEWSEASGGAVHISTYTKALQRQLARETRRLYASDKEHRAKVAVRKGRENYLCLLNLEDALQGGFSGRAAIFARLASRWAAYTRDGDMVGGDLPGWLPTLFRRAGATALTDRRGECVYAGCPHWRRCFIERSARAAREADIVIANHALVMVNAARGREGESPPTRIIFDEGHHVFDAADSIFAAALTGQEAIELRRWVIGPEGKTKGRRRGLAARLGDVASYDDAGGEAIEAARLAALALPGEGWLQRLTEGCPEGPVEHLLAAVRALVYARDAASDSSGADAGYGLETELAEPDGPLVAAAAEAALALDRLLRPLTLLGQRMEALLDEPPDWLDGQARARVEGALSSLGWRRDTVRAWMQLVARIGGPADPAFIDWLAVDRIDGREVDIGLHRRWLDPSRPLAETVLAPAHGVLVTSATLALGDWDRADQRSGALHLPQPPQHFLAESPFDYARSAEVLIVTDIKRGDMAALANAYARLISASQGGTLGLFTAIRRLRAVHARIADHLARSGLPIHAQHVDPIDTGTLVDIFRDDPRASLLGTDALRDGVDVPGDSLRLVVMEGVPWVKPSVLHAARRMAHQAVTGRGTLYDDDLVRTRLAQAFGRLIRRAGDRGQFVLLSGAVPSRFLSAFPSGTPIHRVTLDDAIRRVAASRAGDASAAFSRQPLSGMSNQQDA, encoded by the coding sequence ATGGCTGAGCCATTGCCCTATCCCGCGCTCCACGCGAGCCATGCCGGCATCTGGCTGGCGAGCCCCGATGGGGAGACGCGGACATTGGGCCGGGGCGAGGCGATCCGGCTGGTTGCCGACACGCCCGCCATAGTGCTCGGCGCGCCGATTGTCGGACAGCGATTGGGCTATCCCGACCTTTCGGGGCTCGATCTGCTTGAACTTTTTGCCTTTGTGCATCCCGCCCGCTTTGCCGTGCCGACGCCACGCGGGCTGGCGACGGCGTTGCAGATTGGCGTGGCCGAAGTACGTGATCCTGATGTGCCGCGCCTGTTGCTGGCCTGTGCCGGTAAATTACTGGCGATGCTGACCGACCCTGACTGGCCGGAACGGGGCGGCGCATGGGATGTGGCGCAGGGACTGGCGCGGGCCCGCTGGCCATGGTCGGCCGAGGTCAGCGCGCGGCTGCCGACGCCGAAGGCGGCAGAGCCAGGTCTGTTTGCCCGGCTGCCCGAATGGGAAGAGAGCGCGCCCCGCCCTCAGCCACGCCCCATTGTCATCCCGCCCGCTGCAGCCGCCGAGCGGCTGGCCGACCTGACGGGGCATGGCGCGGAACAGCGGCCCGGCCAGCGGGCCATGGCCGAAGCTGTGGCCGACATTTTCAAACCGCGTGCCAAGGGCGGATCGCCGGCGATGCTTTTGGCCGAGGCGGGGACCGGCATCGGCAAGACGCTGGCCTATCTGGCACCCGCGGCCGAATGGAGCGAGGCGTCGGGCGGCGCCGTTCATATTTCCACCTATACCAAGGCATTGCAGCGCCAACTCGCGCGCGAGACGCGGCGGCTCTACGCCAGCGATAAGGAACATCGTGCCAAGGTGGCGGTGCGCAAGGGGCGGGAAAACTACCTGTGCCTGCTCAATCTGGAAGATGCGCTGCAAGGCGGATTTTCCGGGCGCGCGGCGATTTTTGCACGGCTGGCCTCTCGCTGGGCCGCCTATACGCGCGACGGCGACATGGTTGGGGGTGATCTGCCCGGCTGGCTGCCCACTCTGTTCCGCAGGGCAGGCGCAACCGCGCTGACCGACCGGCGCGGCGAATGTGTCTATGCCGGATGTCCGCACTGGCGCCGATGCTTCATCGAGCGATCGGCGCGGGCGGCACGCGAGGCCGACATTGTCATCGCCAACCATGCGCTGGTGATGGTCAACGCCGCACGGGGACGGGAAGGGGAGAGCCCGCCGACGCGGATCATCTTTGACGAAGGCCATCATGTGTTTGATGCGGCGGATTCCATCTTTGCTGCCGCGTTGACTGGGCAGGAAGCGATCGAGCTGAGGCGATGGGTGATCGGGCCGGAGGGCAAGACCAAGGGCCGTCGCCGCGGTCTCGCCGCGCGGCTGGGCGATGTCGCCAGCTATGATGACGCCGGCGGTGAGGCGATTGAGGCGGCCCGGCTGGCGGCACTGGCACTGCCGGGAGAGGGCTGGCTGCAACGGCTGACCGAAGGGTGCCCGGAGGGGCCGGTCGAGCATTTGCTCGCGGCCGTCAGGGCGCTGGTATACGCCCGCGATGCAGCCAGTGACAGTAGCGGTGCCGATGCCGGCTATGGTCTGGAGACCGAACTGGCGGAACCTGATGGGCCATTGGTGGCGGCCGCGGCAGAGGCGGCACTGGCGCTGGACCGATTGCTGCGCCCGCTGACCTTGCTGGGTCAGCGGATGGAGGCTTTGCTCGATGAACCGCCAGACTGGCTTGATGGCCAGGCACGCGCGCGGGTCGAGGGTGCGCTGTCGAGTCTGGGTTGGCGGCGTGACACGGTGCGCGCCTGGATGCAGTTGGTCGCGCGGATCGGCGGACCGGCTGATCCGGCCTTTATCGACTGGCTGGCGGTTGACAGGATTGACGGGCGCGAGGTGGACATTGGCCTGCATCGGCGGTGGCTGGACCCGAGCCGGCCACTGGCGGAGACGGTGCTGGCGCCGGCTCATGGTGTTCTGGTGACGTCAGCGACGCTGGCCCTTGGCGATTGGGACCGAGCCGACCAGCGCAGCGGTGCGTTGCATCTGCCGCAACCGCCACAGCATTTCCTCGCCGAAAGTCCGTTCGATTATGCCCGTTCTGCGGAGGTGCTGATTGTCACCGACATAAAGCGGGGCGACATGGCGGCGCTGGCCAACGCCTATGCCCGGCTGATCAGTGCGTCACAGGGCGGGACATTGGGCCTGTTCACCGCGATCCGACGGCTGCGTGCCGTGCATGCTCGCATCGCCGACCATCTTGCCCGGTCGGGCCTGCCCATCCATGCCCAGCATGTCGACCCGATCGATACGGGCACATTGGTCGATATTTTCCGTGACGATCCGCGCGCCTCGCTGCTCGGCACCGATGCGTTGCGCGATGGTGTGGACGTGCCGGGAGACTCGTTGCGGCTGGTGGTGATGGAGGGCGTACCCTGGGTCAAGCCATCTGTGCTGCACGCCGCGCGGCGCATGGCACATCAGGCGGTAACCGGGAGGGGAACGCTGTATGACGATGATCTGGTCCGCACCCGACTGGCGCAGGCTTTTGGCCGTCTGATCCGGCGGGCTGGTGATCGCGGTCAATTTGTCCTCTTGTCCGGGGCTGTGCCATCCCGCTTCCTCAGCGCCTTTCCCAGCGGTACGCCGATCCACCGGGTCACGCTGGATGATGCGATCCGTCGGGTTGCCGCTTCGCGCGCCGGTGATGCCAGTGCCGCCTTTTCCCGGCAGCCGCTTTCGGGCATGAGCAATCAGCAGGACGCCTGA
- a CDS encoding SixA phosphatase family protein has translation MKTLSLLRHAKSGWDDPVARDFDRPLNERGRRAAEAIGVHARRLGLAVDAIVASPAVRVVETLDVFIPVAGLDDVEPHWDRRIYLASSVTLIDCLRDCPVEAQHVLMAGHNPGLEDLILDLVPDNGTSPLRDEVEIKFPTAALATIELDIDDWSSVDSRCGRLVHLCRPRDLDPALGPEED, from the coding sequence ATGAAAACGCTCAGCCTGTTGCGCCATGCCAAATCCGGATGGGATGACCCGGTAGCCCGCGATTTCGACCGTCCGCTCAACGAACGCGGCCGCCGAGCCGCCGAAGCCATTGGCGTCCATGCCCGTCGGCTGGGACTGGCGGTGGATGCCATTGTTGCCTCGCCTGCGGTGCGGGTGGTGGAGACGCTGGACGTGTTCATCCCGGTAGCCGGGCTCGACGATGTCGAGCCGCACTGGGACCGGCGGATTTATCTGGCGTCATCAGTGACGCTGATCGACTGTTTGCGCGATTGCCCGGTCGAGGCGCAGCATGTGCTGATGGCGGGGCATAACCCAGGCCTGGAGGATCTGATCCTCGATCTGGTGCCCGATAATGGCACGTCGCCGTTGCGTGACGAGGTGGAAATCAAGTTTCCAACCGCCGCGCTGGCGACGATCGAACTCGACATTGATGATTGGTCGTCGGTCGACAGCCGCTGTGGCCGGCTGGTGCATTTGTGCCGCCCGCGCGATCTCGATCCCGCATTGGGTCCTGAAGAGGATTGA
- a CDS encoding MerR family transcriptional regulator has translation MNGTTNSRRKAANALRTIGEVVEETGIAAHVLRYWERQVSALRPVRRAGDRRYYRAEDVALISEMARLINDEGYTLDGAARAATGRKRTTGTKVAPASDPVYASMANGARGDGAISLARLRDIRDRLHDSLERNA, from the coding sequence ATGAATGGGACAACAAATTCCAGACGCAAGGCGGCGAACGCGCTGCGCACCATTGGCGAAGTGGTAGAGGAAACCGGGATTGCCGCCCATGTCCTGCGCTACTGGGAGCGTCAGGTTTCCGCGCTGCGGCCAGTGCGGCGGGCCGGAGACCGCCGCTATTACCGCGCAGAAGATGTGGCGCTGATCAGCGAAATGGCTCGGCTGATCAATGATGAGGGCTATACGCTCGACGGAGCTGCCCGTGCGGCAACGGGCCGCAAGCGCACTACCGGCACAAAAGTGGCCCCTGCCTCCGATCCCGTCTATGCCAGCATGGCCAACGGGGCGCGGGGCGACGGCGCCATTTCGCTGGCCCGATTGCGCGACATTCGCGACCGGCTGCACGATTCGCTGGAACGCAACGCCTGA
- a CDS encoding integration host factor subunit alpha, which translates to MTLSTLTRAELADAINRGVGLSRADSSRMVESILEHITAALANGEQVKLTGFGTFVLRDKRERIGRNPKTGVEVPITPRRVLGFRASQSVRDRIARQS; encoded by the coding sequence ATGACTTTATCGACACTGACCAGGGCCGAATTGGCTGATGCCATCAATCGTGGTGTTGGGCTTTCCCGTGCGGATTCTTCACGCATGGTGGAATCGATCCTTGAGCATATCACCGCTGCATTGGCAAACGGAGAGCAGGTCAAGTTGACCGGCTTCGGCACCTTTGTCCTGCGCGACAAACGCGAACGCATTGGCCGCAATCCCAAGACCGGGGTCGAAGTGCCGATAACTCCACGCCGGGTGCTGGGCTTCCGAGCGAGTCAGTCAGTACGCGACCGTATCGCCCGACAGTCCTGA
- a CDS encoding beta-ketoacyl-ACP synthase III has translation MTLQSVIKGTGSALPARCVTNADLAQKVDTTDEWIIERTGIRQRHIAGQGETTATLATDAARAALSAAGIAAGDIGLIVLATTTPDNTFPATATKVQALLGIDDCVAFDVAAVCSGFLYAVSVADSMIKNGVARHALVIGAETMSRILDWEDRTTCVLFGDGAGAIVLSAEEGDGSKGVLASKLHADGRHGPMLYVDGGPSTTQTVGFIRMQGREVFRHAVTNLASVLTETLDAAGVAPDDVDWVVPHQANRRIIDATAKKLGLSPDRVVMTVDQHANTSAASVPLALDCAVRDGRIRPGQLIVLEAMGGGFTWGASVIRL, from the coding sequence ATGACTCTTCAGTCGGTGATAAAGGGAACCGGCAGCGCCCTGCCGGCGCGCTGTGTAACCAATGCCGACCTCGCCCAGAAAGTCGACACAACCGACGAATGGATCATTGAACGCACCGGCATCCGCCAACGTCATATTGCCGGACAGGGGGAAACCACTGCCACCTTGGCGACCGACGCCGCCCGGGCCGCCCTGTCTGCCGCTGGCATCGCCGCCGGTGATATCGGCCTGATCGTGCTGGCAACGACAACGCCCGACAACACTTTTCCCGCCACTGCCACCAAGGTTCAGGCCCTGCTTGGCATCGACGATTGCGTCGCGTTTGACGTTGCAGCGGTTTGTTCCGGCTTTCTCTATGCCGTCAGCGTTGCCGACAGCATGATCAAAAATGGTGTTGCCCGCCACGCGCTGGTGATCGGTGCGGAAACGATGAGCCGCATCCTCGACTGGGAGGATCGCACCACCTGCGTCCTGTTCGGCGATGGCGCCGGCGCGATTGTCCTGTCTGCCGAGGAAGGTGACGGAAGCAAGGGTGTGCTTGCCTCGAAACTCCATGCTGATGGCCGCCACGGCCCCATGCTCTATGTTGACGGCGGTCCGTCGACCACCCAGACCGTTGGCTTCATCCGGATGCAGGGGCGCGAAGTGTTCCGCCATGCGGTGACCAACCTTGCCAGCGTCCTGACCGAAACGCTCGATGCCGCCGGTGTTGCGCCTGATGATGTCGACTGGGTGGTGCCGCATCAGGCCAATCGGCGCATCATTGATGCCACGGCAAAGAAATTGGGCCTGTCACCGGACCGCGTTGTCATGACCGTTGACCAGCACGCCAATACGTCAGCGGCCTCGGTCCCCCTCGCTCTCGATTGCGCGGTGCGCGACGGGCGTATCCGTCCCGGTCAACTGATCGTGCTGGAAGCAATGGGCGGCGGTTTCACTTGGGGTGCCAGCGTCATCCGCCTTTGA
- the plsX gene encoding phosphate acyltransferase PlsX: protein MATEPRIAIDAMGGDEGVRVMVAGAAIAFQRHPHLRFLFVGDEERIARRIDEHPELRPISEIIHTDQVVSGDDKPSQALRKARGSSMGLAIDAVKQGRAGGAVSSGNTGALMAMAKLALRTMPGIDRPALAAMLPSLGDNDVVMLDLGANTECDANNLVQFALMGAAYSRTALGVQRPRVALLNIGTEDQKGIESVREAAAILRATQGLPLEFKGYIEGDKLSRGDVDVVVHDGFSGNIALKTIEGTARFVTDLLRRAFTSSLRSKFGFLISRPATELLKHHLDPNNHNGAVFLGLNGVVLKSHGSANAVGVANAIHVCAELVEQDIVGQVQADLAELRKLESATKADSAAPAASIEDAQ from the coding sequence GTGGCAACTGAACCGCGGATCGCCATAGATGCGATGGGCGGGGATGAAGGTGTGCGCGTAATGGTCGCCGGTGCGGCCATCGCTTTTCAGCGCCATCCGCACCTGCGTTTTCTGTTTGTCGGCGACGAAGAGCGCATCGCGCGTCGCATTGACGAACACCCCGAACTGCGCCCGATCAGTGAGATCATTCATACCGATCAGGTCGTTTCCGGTGACGACAAGCCCAGCCAGGCACTGCGCAAGGCGCGCGGCAGCTCTATGGGATTGGCGATTGACGCGGTGAAACAGGGCCGGGCCGGCGGCGCTGTGTCCTCGGGCAATACCGGCGCGCTGATGGCGATGGCGAAGCTGGCGCTGCGCACCATGCCCGGGATAGACCGTCCGGCACTCGCGGCGATGCTGCCCTCCCTCGGTGACAATGATGTGGTGATGCTCGATCTGGGCGCCAACACCGAATGCGACGCCAATAACCTTGTCCAGTTCGCCCTGATGGGCGCAGCCTATTCGCGCACCGCCCTGGGCGTCCAGCGCCCCCGGGTTGCCCTGCTCAACATCGGCACCGAAGATCAAAAGGGCATCGAATCGGTCCGCGAGGCCGCGGCGATCCTTCGCGCCACCCAGGGGCTCCCGCTGGAGTTCAAAGGGTATATCGAAGGCGACAAGCTGTCGCGTGGTGATGTCGATGTGGTCGTGCACGACGGCTTTTCAGGCAATATCGCTCTCAAGACGATCGAAGGCACGGCCCGTTTTGTCACCGATCTGCTGCGCCGGGCATTCACCAGCTCTCTGCGTTCCAAATTCGGCTTCCTCATCTCCCGCCCTGCGACCGAGCTGCTCAAGCATCATCTTGATCCCAACAACCATAATGGAGCGGTCTTCCTCGGGCTCAATGGCGTGGTGCTGAAAAGCCATGGCAGCGCCAATGCGGTGGGTGTCGCCAATGCCATCCACGTCTGCGCCGAACTGGTCGAACAGGATATTGTCGGCCAGGTGCAGGCTGACCTTGCCGAGCTGCGCAAGCTTGAATCGGCCACAAAGGCGGACAGCGCAGCCCCGGCCGCGTCCATAGAGGATGCCCAATGA
- the rpmF gene encoding 50S ribosomal protein L32, protein MAVPKRKTSPSKRGMRRSHDSIAVEAFQECSNCGELKRPHHLCTACGHYNGREVVAVGA, encoded by the coding sequence ATGGCCGTCCCCAAGCGAAAGACCTCTCCGTCGAAGCGCGGCATGCGCCGCAGCCACGACTCGATCGCCGTTGAGGCTTTCCAGGAATGCTCGAACTGCGGTGAACTGAAGCGTCCGCACCATCTGTGCACGGCATGTGGCCATTATAATGGCCGCGAAGTGGTCGCGGTCGGCGCCTGA
- a CDS encoding MAPEG family protein, producing the protein MTLPAITLIFAAAAVLVNFWLGMRCGQVRMAEKINHGDGGNTLLHRRMRAQLNFAENTPGILILFAALELCGANTTVLMVVAPLYIVARICHGLGMDADSSKLRTIGVVVTMLVALGLAGYGVYLGYGLLNAGDMPAAMGAAV; encoded by the coding sequence ATGACATTACCTGCGATCACGCTGATTTTCGCCGCTGCGGCGGTGCTCGTCAATTTCTGGCTGGGCATGCGCTGTGGCCAGGTCCGCATGGCGGAAAAGATCAATCATGGCGATGGCGGCAATACCCTGTTGCATCGACGGATGCGGGCCCAGCTCAATTTCGCCGAAAACACGCCCGGAATCCTGATCCTGTTCGCGGCGCTGGAACTGTGCGGTGCCAACACCACCGTGCTGATGGTCGTTGCCCCGCTCTATATCGTTGCGCGCATCTGTCATGGGCTCGGCATGGATGCTGACAGCAGCAAACTCAGGACGATCGGAGTTGTCGTCACCATGCTCGTGGCGCTGGGTCTTGCCGGCTATGGTGTCTATCTCGGCTATGGATTGCTCAATGCCGGTGACATGCCCGCCGCTATGGGCGCTGCTGTCTGA
- a CDS encoding MBL fold metallo-hydrolase: MTDQNQTAQPLPPMRAVMIPVTPLQQNCTLLWCTKTNKAALVDPGGDLFRLKDALAKTGVELEKILITHGHIDHCGEAGTLAKEMGVPIEGPHEADRFWIARLDEDGQRYGVNGAVFEPDRWLDQGDTVTVGDLVLDVIHCPGHTPGHVVFYHGPSKLAIVGDVLFQGSIGRTDFPMGNHQQLIDAITQRLWPLGGDTTFIPGHGPTSTFAHERKVNAFVSDYALS, translated from the coding sequence ATGACTGATCAGAACCAAACCGCCCAGCCCCTGCCGCCGATGCGCGCCGTTATGATTCCGGTGACGCCGCTGCAACAGAATTGCACCCTGTTGTGGTGCACCAAAACCAACAAGGCGGCGCTGGTTGATCCGGGCGGCGATCTGTTCCGTTTGAAGGACGCACTGGCCAAGACCGGGGTCGAGCTGGAAAAAATCCTAATCACCCACGGCCATATCGACCATTGCGGCGAAGCCGGGACCTTGGCCAAGGAAATGGGCGTGCCGATCGAGGGCCCGCACGAGGCCGACCGTTTCTGGATCGCCCGGCTGGATGAGGACGGGCAACGCTATGGCGTCAATGGCGCCGTCTTTGAACCCGACCGCTGGCTGGATCAGGGTGATACGGTGACCGTCGGCGATCTGGTGCTCGACGTCATCCATTGCCCCGGCCACACGCCGGGCCATGTTGTGTTTTACCATGGCCCTTCAAAGCTGGCGATTGTCGGCGATGTGCTGTTCCAGGGGTCGATCGGCCGGACCGATTTCCCGATGGGTAACCATCAGCAGCTGATCGACGCCATCACCCAACGGCTGTGGCCGCTCGGCGGCGACACGACCTTCATTCCCGGTCATGGCCCGACCAGCACATTCGCCCACGAACGAAAGGTCAATGCGTTCGTGAGCGATTATGCACTGAGCTGA
- a CDS encoding retropepsin-like aspartic protease family protein, which translates to MVTRAFLIAFFGFSAALWAVQLLARQDATHVAALMNDDGDARTVSSGGAAHPARPDRASTTPLALVELRRDADSHFRANATVNGRPLTMLVDSGASLVVLTEADARTVGIYLSPSDFTATARTAGGEVKMAPVTIDRLSVNGIERRNIAGAVVPAGLLGQSLLGQSYLAQLSEVTIRDDVMRLR; encoded by the coding sequence ATGGTCACGCGCGCGTTCCTCATTGCCTTTTTCGGCTTTTCGGCGGCCCTTTGGGCTGTGCAGCTGCTGGCCCGCCAGGATGCGACCCATGTCGCTGCACTAATGAACGATGACGGTGATGCCCGAACCGTCTCCAGCGGAGGCGCCGCTCATCCAGCAAGGCCGGACAGGGCGTCGACAACACCACTGGCACTGGTAGAATTGCGGCGCGATGCTGACTCGCATTTCCGTGCCAATGCGACGGTCAACGGCCGACCTTTGACGATGCTGGTCGATTCGGGGGCCAGTCTGGTCGTCTTGACAGAGGCCGATGCACGCACCGTCGGCATCTACCTGTCCCCGTCCGATTTCACCGCCACCGCCCGAACCGCGGGTGGCGAGGTCAAGATGGCACCAGTGACCATCGACCGCCTGTCGGTCAATGGCATAGAAAGGCGCAATATTGCCGGTGCCGTCGTGCCGGCGGGCCTGCTCGGCCAGTCGCTGCTCGGGCAAAGCTATCTCGCGCAATTGTCCGAAGTAACAATCCGCGATGATGTGATGCGCCTGCGCTGA
- a CDS encoding YgfZ/GcvT domain-containing protein, with amino-acid sequence MTETMLLDRALIRLSGEDVRGFLQALVTNDVTGPLPVWTALLTPQGKCLFDFLVWSDPAGGDDLLIDCEAAAAEPLMKRLTLYRLRRPIALSPEPRLAVHWSATGDAGTADPRLAALGKRWLAEPAGDDASQGWRAHRLALGVAEGVAELGSGETLWLECNAAELHGVSFSKGCYVGQENTARMNWRQKVNRRIVVLPLVDTDPKRQMAAYPELGLSVEHWRVTDIPAHGRREWMGEVEV; translated from the coding sequence ATGACCGAGACCATGCTCCTGGACCGCGCCCTGATCCGCCTGTCGGGGGAGGATGTGCGCGGATTTTTGCAGGCTTTGGTGACCAATGATGTCACCGGACCGCTCCCCGTCTGGACCGCGCTGTTGACCCCCCAGGGCAAATGCCTGTTCGATTTCCTTGTCTGGTCCGACCCCGCAGGCGGCGATGACCTGTTGATAGATTGCGAAGCCGCGGCGGCAGAACCGCTGATGAAGCGGCTGACCCTTTATCGCCTGCGCCGCCCGATCGCCCTGTCACCCGAACCGCGTCTTGCCGTGCATTGGTCGGCAACCGGGGATGCTGGCACCGCAGACCCGCGCCTCGCCGCCCTGGGCAAGCGCTGGCTGGCCGAGCCCGCCGGCGACGACGCGTCGCAAGGCTGGCGCGCCCATCGTCTGGCGCTTGGAGTGGCAGAGGGTGTCGCCGAACTGGGCAGCGGCGAGACATTGTGGCTCGAATGCAATGCCGCCGAACTGCATGGCGTCAGTTTTTCCAAGGGTTGCTATGTCGGGCAGGAAAATACAGCGCGGATGAACTGGCGGCAAAAGGTCAACCGGCGGATCGTTGTCCTGCCACTGGTCGATACCGACCCCAAGCGTCAAATGGCGGCCTATCCCGAACTTGGCCTGAGCGTCGAGCATTGGCGCGTGACCGACATTCCCGCCCATGGCCGCCGTGAATGGATGGGGGAGGTGGAGGTTTAG